The Thermoleophilaceae bacterium genome has a window encoding:
- a CDS encoding rhodanese-like domain-containing protein: protein MTQRELSPEVAAELLARGDAQLVDVREPYEHAAGRIAGARHVELATLSAQAHTIERDTPVIFYCRVGARSGMAAEAFAASGWDAYNLSGGIVSWAASGLPIEGEIAAH from the coding sequence ATGACCCAGCGAGAGCTGTCTCCCGAGGTCGCGGCCGAGCTTCTCGCACGCGGCGACGCCCAGCTCGTGGATGTGCGCGAGCCGTACGAGCACGCCGCGGGGAGGATCGCGGGCGCACGCCACGTGGAGCTGGCGACGCTCAGCGCCCAGGCCCACACGATCGAGCGTGATACGCCCGTGATCTTCTACTGCCGCGTGGGCGCTCGCTCGGGGATGGCCGCCGAGGCGTTCGCGGCGTCAGGCTGGGATGCCTACAACCTCTCCGGCGGCATCGTGTCCTGGGCGGCCTCCGGGCTCCCGATAGAGGGCGAGATCGCCGCGCACTAG
- a CDS encoding PfkB family carbohydrate kinase has product MKVAVVGHVEYVEFALVEHVPEPGEIVHAEETFSEAAGGGSVAAVQLAKLAGSSLFYTALGDEELGHRAKRELEALGVDVRCEFKDKPQRRAFTFLDADGERTITTIHERYGPSGRDDIGWNALEGADAVYFVSGDAGALRAARQARVLVATARSLAVLKEAGVHLDALVHSSNDAGERYAAGQLDPEPKLVVGTAGAEGGTWTAAEGRTGTFHAAPLPAPEADAYGAGDSFAAGLTFALGSGLDVEPALELASRCGAAATTGRGAFNGQLTAADLKLRAPR; this is encoded by the coding sequence ATGAAGGTCGCGGTGGTGGGGCACGTGGAGTACGTGGAGTTCGCGCTCGTGGAGCACGTGCCTGAGCCTGGCGAGATCGTGCACGCGGAGGAGACCTTCTCGGAGGCGGCGGGTGGCGGCTCAGTGGCGGCGGTGCAGCTGGCCAAGCTCGCGGGGAGCTCCCTCTTCTACACCGCTCTGGGCGACGAGGAACTCGGCCACCGGGCCAAACGCGAGCTGGAGGCGCTCGGTGTGGACGTGCGCTGCGAGTTCAAGGACAAGCCGCAGCGGCGCGCCTTCACCTTCCTCGACGCGGACGGCGAGCGGACGATCACCACGATCCACGAGCGCTACGGCCCAAGCGGCCGCGACGACATCGGCTGGAACGCCCTCGAAGGAGCGGACGCCGTCTACTTCGTGAGCGGCGATGCGGGTGCGCTGCGCGCCGCGCGGCAGGCCCGCGTGCTCGTGGCCACCGCGCGCTCGCTGGCGGTGCTCAAGGAGGCGGGAGTGCATCTCGATGCGCTTGTGCACAGCTCGAACGACGCGGGTGAGCGTTACGCGGCCGGACAGCTCGATCCCGAGCCGAAGCTCGTGGTGGGCACCGCGGGCGCCGAGGGGGGCACCTGGACGGCCGCCGAGGGGCGCACGGGAACCTTCCACGCCGCGCCGCTCCCCGCGCCGGAGGCGGACGCGTACGGCGCCGGCGACAGCTTCGCGGCCGGCCTGACCTTCGCGCTCGGCAGCGGTCTCGATGTGGAGCCGGCGCTCGAGCTCGCCTCGCGCTGCGGTGCCGCGGCCACCACGGGCCGCGGCGCGTTCAACGGACAGCTCACCGCCGCTGATCTGAAGCTCCGAGCGCCTCGCTAA
- a CDS encoding TIGR00730 family Rossman fold protein: MTDEPREPRDPRPPATLDEELLGAEVESIVSTQSDAARIQRIRGELAEGFRALARVGAAVSIFGSSRTPPDHPEYELARTTARTLGEAGFGIITGGGPGIMEAANRGARDAGALSIGLNIDLPFEQGINRFVDLPLHFHYFFTRKVMFVRYASAFVVFPGGFGTLDEMFEALTLIQTGKIRHFPVLLVGSAYWAELVEWMREHMLGEGKISPHDMDLFEVTDDPKRVLEVVGSAVHRQARVA; this comes from the coding sequence GTGACGGACGAGCCGCGCGAGCCGCGCGATCCGCGGCCGCCCGCCACGCTCGACGAGGAGCTGCTCGGGGCCGAAGTCGAGTCGATCGTCTCGACTCAGTCCGACGCCGCGCGCATCCAGCGCATACGCGGCGAGCTCGCCGAGGGCTTCCGCGCGCTCGCGCGCGTGGGAGCGGCGGTGTCCATCTTCGGCTCGTCGCGCACTCCGCCGGACCATCCCGAGTACGAGCTGGCGCGGACTACCGCGCGCACGCTCGGCGAAGCGGGCTTCGGGATCATCACGGGTGGCGGTCCCGGAATCATGGAGGCGGCAAACCGCGGCGCGCGCGACGCAGGCGCGCTCTCGATCGGGCTGAACATCGACCTGCCCTTCGAGCAGGGGATCAACCGCTTCGTGGACCTGCCGCTGCACTTCCACTACTTCTTCACGCGGAAGGTCATGTTCGTCCGCTACGCGTCGGCGTTCGTGGTGTTCCCCGGCGGATTCGGCACCCTCGATGAGATGTTCGAGGCGCTCACGCTGATCCAGACGGGGAAGATCCGCCACTTCCCGGTGCTGCTCGTGGGCAGCGCGTACTGGGCGGAGCTCGTGGAGTGGATGCGCGAGCACATGCTCGGCGAGGGGAAGATCTCGCCGCACGACATGGACCTGTTCGAGGTCACCGACGATCCGAAGCGCGTGCTCGAAGTGGTGGGCAGCGCCGTGCACCGGCAGGCGCGCGTGGCCTAG
- the arfB gene encoding alternative ribosome rescue aminoacyl-tRNA hydrolase ArfB, whose translation MIEPVEDPMVVTRNVSVPLSEVELRVSRSSGPGGQHANVTASRVEAIFDVASSPSLSEEQRRRVMARVGPRLTAVAQDTRSQARNRELALERLRGRLASALAVPRARHATKPTKASRAERLESKRRRSEVKRARRRPRTDDY comes from the coding sequence ATGATCGAGCCGGTGGAGGATCCGATGGTCGTCACGCGCAACGTCTCCGTGCCGCTCTCCGAGGTGGAGCTGCGGGTGAGCCGCTCATCCGGACCGGGCGGGCAGCATGCCAACGTCACGGCCTCGCGGGTGGAGGCGATCTTCGACGTCGCGTCCTCGCCGTCGCTGAGCGAGGAGCAGCGCAGGCGCGTGATGGCGCGCGTGGGCCCACGACTCACCGCCGTGGCGCAGGACACGCGCAGTCAGGCCCGCAATCGCGAGCTGGCCCTGGAGCGCCTGCGGGGACGGCTGGCATCCGCGCTCGCGGTGCCCCGCGCGCGACACGCGACCAAGCCCACCAAGGCGTCGCGCGCGGAGCGGCTCGAGTCGAAACGGCGCCGCTCCGAGGTGAAGCGCGCCCGCCGCCGGCCTCGCACTGACGACTACTAG